One segment of Vagococcus martis DNA contains the following:
- a CDS encoding ISL3 family transposase codes for MDNNTRKLLNLTDDSLIFNDDWLSREARNNRSVNMITGRLVNKDKQCQKCGCYQSVKNGTYQTISQLPEVERRPTYLKLHRERYLCRNCGSTFSAFTSLVDDYCQISKQLKYQIAFDLKENQSRKKIAEYHSVSENTVKRVLVSFTNNQQPNFNFLPTALCVDEFSSTSDCHAGMSFICADAASKKIIDILPDKRLHKLVSYFMKYSRKSRLKVRFLVMDMNASYGQLLKTVFPNAEIVTDRFHIIQHINRSFNILRIKEMNQLKRHNQEEGKQYRRLKRYWKLLLKDSSELNYKHFYYRPLFKRNMSSTELVDELLSYSSLLTKAYHFIQELKYAYRTNDYVLFLELCSKIPVELPKYFKDKFKIFGKFSQGVMNAFKYSYSNGFLEGINNKIKVIKRVAYGYRNFLLFKRRIFLIQNQVFQVK; via the coding sequence ATGGATAATAATACAAGAAAACTACTCAATTTAACAGATGATTCTCTTATTTTTAATGATGATTGGTTGTCTCGCGAAGCGAGAAACAACCGCTCAGTTAACATGATTACAGGAAGATTAGTGAATAAAGATAAGCAATGCCAGAAATGTGGATGTTATCAATCCGTTAAAAATGGAACGTATCAAACCATTAGTCAATTGCCTGAAGTTGAACGTCGCCCAACTTATCTGAAACTTCACAGAGAACGTTACCTTTGTAGAAACTGTGGCTCAACTTTCAGTGCTTTTACTTCTCTAGTAGATGACTATTGTCAAATTTCTAAACAGCTTAAATACCAAATTGCCTTTGACTTAAAAGAGAATCAATCACGTAAAAAAATCGCAGAATACCACAGTGTCTCTGAAAATACTGTTAAACGTGTGTTAGTATCATTTACGAATAATCAGCAACCTAATTTTAACTTCTTGCCCACGGCTCTTTGTGTAGATGAGTTTAGCTCTACTTCTGATTGTCATGCTGGAATGAGCTTTATTTGTGCTGATGCGGCATCTAAAAAAATAATCGATATCTTACCTGATAAAAGATTGCATAAGTTGGTTTCTTACTTTATGAAGTATTCCAGAAAATCACGTTTAAAAGTAAGATTTTTGGTCATGGACATGAATGCAAGTTACGGTCAACTATTAAAAACAGTCTTTCCAAACGCCGAAATCGTTACAGATCGATTTCATATCATTCAACATATTAACCGCTCTTTCAACATCTTAAGAATAAAAGAAATGAATCAATTAAAACGCCACAATCAAGAGGAAGGAAAGCAGTATCGAAGATTAAAGCGTTATTGGAAACTCCTTTTAAAGGACAGTTCTGAATTAAACTATAAACACTTTTATTATCGTCCTTTATTCAAGAGAAATATGTCATCTACCGAATTGGTAGATGAGTTACTTTCTTATAGTTCTCTATTAACAAAAGCGTATCATTTTATCCAAGAATTGAAGTATGCTTATAGAACCAACGATTATGTCTTATTTTTAGAGTTATGTTCAAAGATACCTGTTGAATTACCAAAGTATTTTAAAGATAAATTCAAGATATTTGGTAAGTTCTCCCAAGGAGTCATGAATGCCTTTAAATACTCCTATTCAAATGGTTTCTTAGAAGGCATTAATAATAAAATTAAAGTGATTAAACGTGTGGCCTATGGCTATCGAAACTTTCTACTATTCAAACGACGTATCTTTTTGATTCAAAATCAAGTTTTTCAGGTTAAATAA
- a CDS encoding HNH endonuclease: MKNIIHFNELSTAALIPGCIYQGGNKGNVGDDPITRLLGVGNSGGMRPKINWDKEIAYIVLLSNPANFHEYPDNLDISNNVLTYYGDQRVANKHYSETKHKGNINVKGLFEQVHSGNLIKTFPCFYFEKIGGKGRNYRYVGIAYPFVKNKKLEEVCKNIKIQSGNGVIDNYKFLFTIDSTTIVTREWLNSLIIGIENSQKYAPKSWINFLESNGRNSNNDIRNEFFFEDYVEEAASIYTTGTIERKINSRVGQDVVRNAILKKFRSCQLCEINYPELLIASHIIPWKDSDTKEIITKFGDNIRGDINNILLLCANHDKLFDKHLISFNDDGSVLISSKIKEEHYASLGIHKSMQIKMSDKQKEFMKIHRKSLL, translated from the coding sequence ATGAAAAATATAATACATTTTAACGAATTATCTACTGCTGCATTAATTCCTGGATGTATCTATCAAGGAGGAAACAAAGGAAATGTCGGAGATGACCCTATTACTCGTTTATTAGGAGTAGGTAATTCAGGGGGAATGAGGCCAAAAATAAATTGGGACAAAGAAATAGCATATATTGTTTTACTAAGCAACCCAGCTAATTTCCATGAATACCCTGATAATCTTGATATTTCTAATAATGTGTTAACTTATTATGGTGATCAAAGAGTAGCTAATAAACACTATTCAGAAACTAAGCATAAAGGTAATATAAATGTGAAAGGATTATTTGAACAGGTACATTCTGGTAACTTGATAAAAACATTCCCATGTTTTTATTTTGAAAAAATTGGTGGTAAAGGTCGTAACTATAGATATGTTGGGATTGCATATCCTTTTGTTAAAAATAAAAAATTGGAAGAGGTTTGCAAAAATATAAAAATACAATCTGGAAATGGCGTTATTGATAATTATAAATTTTTATTTACAATAGATTCAACGACAATAGTTACAAGAGAATGGTTAAACTCTTTAATTATAGGTATAGAAAATAGTCAAAAATATGCTCCAAAATCTTGGATTAATTTTTTGGAAAGCAATGGTAGGAACTCGAATAACGATATACGAAATGAGTTTTTTTTTGAAGATTATGTGGAAGAAGCCGCATCTATATATACAACAGGCACTATTGAAAGAAAAATTAATTCGAGAGTAGGGCAGGACGTAGTAAGAAATGCGATTTTAAAAAAATTTAGAAGCTGTCAATTATGTGAAATAAATTATCCTGAACTATTAATAGCTTCTCATATTATTCCTTGGAAGGACTCTGACACAAAAGAGATTATTACTAAATTCGGAGATAATATAAGAGGAGATATTAATAATATACTTTTATTATGTGCTAACCATGATAAATTATTTGACAAACACTTAATAAGTTTTAATGATGATGGTAGTGTATTAATATCAAGTAAAATAAAAGAAGAACACTATGCTTCACTAGGAATACATAAAAGCATGCAAATCAAAATGAGTGATAAGCAAAAAGAATTCATGAAGATACATAGAAAAAGTTTATTATAA